The DNA segment TTCGGTTGTGAAGGCGACCAGTTGACGTAAAAGTCAGAGACATTAGTTCCATCCCACCAGACAAATGTTCCTTCACTTTCAACATCTGTTGCACCTAGCCAGATGCTCGTATTGTATCCTGGAAGACAACATACTAAATACAAATACCCGAACACAGTTGTTTGAATCTTTATTTAAGTGATAAGCTTTACACTAAAAGTCCACTTATACATTGCATGTTTCTCTACAggaaaaacattttacacaaCCTGGTCCAGAAAAAGGACTTCTGCAAATTCCAGGTCAAACACTTCATTTCATTTTGAGATATTACTGCAATCATGCAATCAATTACTGCAGTCATGCAATCAATTACTGCATTCATGCAATCAATTACTGCAACCATGCAATCAATTACTGCAGTCATGCAATCAGTTACTGCAATCATGCAATCAGTTACTGCAATCATGCAGTCTTTTACTGCAATCATTTTGATATCAATACAAGCTGTAGTTGCAGATTTTTAGTAGAATACATCAGCTAGGACAAGTGACTCGCACGTACTTTACATGGGGACCTTTGAAAGAAACCTTTTCTTTCTGAAGTATAGATAACTTGTATCCTGTTTTGGTTCGAAATAGTTTCGCTTCGTTGTGAATACAACCAGTTTGTGAACCTGGAACGAAAATGGGCCTTCGTCTCAGCGCATGTTTGCGACCATGCTTTCTTTTactttggtaaaaaaaatgtaGACATTCTTTAAGATAagaatttctttgaaattctgAGTTTGTTTGATGTTAAAGCTTTTTTTTCGATttccaaaatttacaaaaagattaaGAACATGGCAAATAGAATTACTAATGTTTGAAACTACTGTGAAGTTGATAAAACAACACACCGTGAAAGACGTTTCTCTCTAGAAATGTTTCCTCCGCCTCTGACTTTATGTCTGCCAAATGTTCGCCAAGATCTTcgcaatatttctgtaaaaagaaCAGTGAAATAATTAATCTTTATGTTCCTTTGATATtagtttttatattatatatatttgttgacTATAGATGGATAAGCTGCTATCATTATATCCTGCCTTTACAAACAGCCTTCACATCacaatatttctaataaaattacaaaaataaatacagaatacTGAATACATGACTACTTGTACCAATTCATATCTAACGGACACCTATTCATATGATCTAATAGAAACTACTTTTATGTTAGATGACAACTTTTGACTGACATCCACTAAGATAACATACAACTGTAACTAGTATTTAATCCAAAAGGTACTTCGTCCTTGAGTCAGTTCACCAACacttcaaagaaaaatatttttataaaggcACTCTTACCACAAGGCGTAATATTTAAATATCACTTTGAACCAGAATATTGTTAGTCGTTGCAGAGTTTCCGTTTTTAGTTTCTCTGTGTTTTTATATTGCTATGTTAATGTGTTTTTAAATGGACAAGAAAAATACGAAAGACAAATATACCTGCGCCTCATCCCATGGCTTTTTCACCTCAACTACTCGGTACTCTGAAATCAATAATTATCATGTATAAACAACCAATATTATGACAACAAAATGCCGTATGTTTGCAATTTTTCAGTAAGTATATCATTTCCCGGTATGTCCCAATAACGtaataaattaatttgttttccAAGAAAATATTTAACGAACACGAAATGCATTGGTTTTACGATCCTGGtgaattttatatctttatttttttcccagTCAGTTTCTCAAGacatgttcaaaatgaaatattcaatattgCGAATTTATATAATATCCGTGCGCAACTAATTTTTGTGAATTGAGCCGATCAACGAAATGAAATCCCAAAGACCAAGTAAAATCCCCGTTTATTTAACATTCAAATTTAGAAGTCCCCGAAtacatatccccatgaaatagccattctGGCCCAAACTATGAAATTTAGTGCCCAAGAAAGCATATAATTTCGCATATCATCCAATTAAATTAGGTGTTATTTTCTATTAGGAGAACTAAAGTACACAAGAGACGCTAtttttttcggcgttagctgaaaAACATGgcttttgacctagattctgtagaaatcgggacacggaacaggtgcgcaCTGAGAAGATTAACCATTTATtcagtcttaaatgacattgattatcagaaggcatacattaaatggaacatatttagtagttttgttagcctaaactaaaatgatatattctaatttaaagtttttagtgatttatcaccgctagagaaatcgaaagtaaacttcttcctggcaagtgcagacaaatacaacaacaacacaaatgAGGGCCATTAGGTTAGttgaatttgtttaaatttcatgaaaatgatgactatgcaaacaacaacaatgtgcaaattagatttaaaaatcactattccatcacatatcaagtaagtatttacctattactttatacaaataaaaaagatttcaacattgATGGAAGGCatcccaatctgcaaatgtttgaatttttgcttcaagtcttttttaaaacagagaacttaatcaagtaattagagttatggggttcactagtgatttaaaagctagggttttattttcatgtcaacttttttagccttttccagtccaaataattgtacgctggtcgacatattgtgctagtggcTTACgtatgggggattctgacccaatatgaaattatttcagaatcagcccaggacgtcaaatcattttgaccttctatcactgaaaggatacctcttgaccatttaaatttgctgcttagttggaatatttgcaaatgaataatgtgtttcttttatgcacatccaaatattttctgtctgtacattctgtttaattctgatttatttttcatgcgccaaacattattacctctacgccgtttgtctttttaaagacatttcttgtttgtaaatgtttggactcagaaataaatgtaaatatctgaatatttctgaaagcCCGGTGCTGACATCACATTTTAATTTTCCCATTCCATATTTCTCATTTCTCACTATGTATCATATAGGAACTATGCTTTCGGtacaaaaaaatagaaagaaagagaaaatgtgaagtttgaaatgtgattttcacatttcatttttttcttattatacaCTACGAAACatatagaaaatatgaaatgagaatgtgaattttacatttcacatttttcGCTTCTCGCTTTCGATACAAACATAACGATGTTTAAAGTGAGAAATGTGAATTTCACACTTCTCATTCCATagtttctatatatttcatagtGTATTATAACAAACGAGAACTAGGAAATGAGAATAATGACACGCGGTCATTACTAGGCTTCCGTACACACAAGGcgcctttttttgtaaatgttttgactcggaaataaatgtaaatatttgaaaatttacgaAAACCCGGTGCTGACATCACGTTTCAGTTTTCCCTTTCCAtagttttcatttcttatttctcatttcttactATACACTATGAAACATATGGAAACTTTCACATTTCGCAGCTCTCATGTCTCGTTTTCGATAcaaaaattgagaaatataaaGTGAGAAATGTGAGAGTAAATGAGAACCGTGAAACGTGAAGTCACCAACAGGCCTTCGTAACAATTCCATAAATTTAGATACTTCTCAAATTTTCATCCGTCTACATGGCGACTCCTAAAATTctattttacatttacttttcaaagtttatttcatatttatttatactatcaTCAGTGCACTATGTGGTACtcaatttcatttttagaaaataagaGCAATCACTTACGTTGACGTCCATAAAAGAGTGTGCCATTTAGTAATGGTGCgccattttttgtcaaattcttgtCGCGGCACCCAATGCACTGCCTATTATGATAATGGTGAAAAACACCATAACATCTGGAGGTTACGGAACACTTCAGTACACATTGTGCTAGGCTCCCTTTATTTTCCTCCTCAAAAACGGTCTGATCAGCTGGACAGGTGAATCCTCCGAGATCCTCAAACTTGGTAAACTCAGTAAATTGACGGATAGCAACAACCCCACAAAATATGCCGTAAAGAAAAAGAAACGGGCGACTGAAAATAAGCATGCTGACGAAGTAACAACTACAGGCAATTTGACTTCAATAATGCAGTCAATCACATTTACATTGGGCATGCGCGTTGACTTTGTAATATTGCGTGGTGATCAGAATAGTTTAAAGTCATCACATGCTATTGTAACTATAGTTAACGGATATGACGTGTTTTTTTACTATAGATCAACGAGCGAGTGAGTGTCAAAATGGCGGAGAGAGATTagacattcttgcataaaattaatttttttcactGGACCCACCCATGTATCAACGGGagaacaaggcaattcacgtgctgttaatacccgatttttatttttgaaatgctttcccagggacatATATGTATTTCTTCGGAGACTGACATCtagtatctgcgtcttgtttctttcataaaatcctcttcttgtagcattaaagatgcaatctaaaccataaaatgttttgctgtatcagttaccaacgccaaatgcgctgcccccaacaatgttcgtactatCTTCTCcacttgtttactccccttttagaactcaacgtcgtttcagtttttgtagacaagattgaatgtttaagaatcgcgtgtagcttgtgcgattgtttgtttttaggaataatatttatcattttggtATCAGTCGatatgtttttatcttatttctgAAAGAATTTATATGAACAGCTtgaaagcttgacactacgttcgtactcatccgtactcgaaATGTGTCCATACTCAAAAACagtcgaatgtaaagttattattcttgaaactgtgctcctgtttaccaaatgctgaagttatatgaacaatttttggtaatttcatgtttgtattaACGATAGATAAAAACAATCATGTAAAAGTCTTCAgaatgttgttgatttctgggccctggttacggatatttaaaacatgtttaccgtttccaagaacaacagagtggtaattaaaaatgtaccggaatctaaaagtcatcacatatgaaaacaatacatttagtcgtcgtgtaatgttttttatgcaagaatagcgacaattcacgtttgttttgtgtatcaacatctgcagaagcccttgggatatgtttgtgacctcgaccttcggtctcggtcacaaacaatcccgcgtgCATCAgcaagcctcgcagttttccaaatccgtGCGATGCCCGTACGAGCTCCTCCGGAATGAGTTGCTTCTTTCCGTCAGATTTTTGGGAATAATTTCTAAAACCACTTCAAGGCGGCATTGTAAAATGGATTTAGTCTGGTTTGAGTAGCTACTTGTTGTTTTGACTGCAATTTGGTTTATCAAagtgaaatattaaaatgaacttaCTTATCGCAAGTGGCGTGGAAATAGATCAGGCgcttgaatgtttttattttgagtacCGACAAGTTTTCAGAAAACCACTCAGACGTAAGCATTTAAATGGTTTACACGTTAAAAGAAAGTAACAGTTATAGCAAGATCCTTCTTGATAACATGGTTGCTACATGACGTTTAATGTGATGTTCGTGAACATTCAAATGATTTAGATTTCGTTTTTGCCTAGATTAAGCAATAAGTTTAAGCCATGATGAACGAGGCTTTAAAAGAAAACTCCATAATTAATTGATTTAGTGTCGTACAGCTATATAACCTGCATACAATATAAGCTTACACGATGTGCATGTCATTGCTTAACAAAGCCTCAAATATAGTCCTAATGGACTCTACATGAAATATTCATATCTTTGTATTGCTTGTGATATTTTTACCATTTCCAAACTATGATTCAAATCTACCACTTTATAAAATTTCCATTTCTGTCTATTCAGAAATAATAGTAATTGAAATTGAAGATGTTTGAATTTTGAACCGGTGGTCAAATTTGAGAAAATATCAAAAGTGAAAATCGACTAAGTACGCGCCCTCGCCTTAAGTATTCATGATTTTACGAAAATTGCATTATATGCTTATTTTGCTCAATTTATAACTCTTGTATATGTTATATGTTTTCCAACACAATGGTTATAGTTAAGTGATCACTTTTATAATCGTCTGTGACATTGTCGAAAATGTCTGCGagttaatatatatttatcagtACCGGACAttagaaacaaaaaagaacattATAGTAGCCTAGGCATATATTCATTTCGCAAGCCGATATACCTAACTGTAATATGTTTACTGAACTTTAATGAATGGAAGGtggatggttctacccaggtgttcaCCCGTTATGAAATAAAGCTAGGATGTCGTTCTTCACCTGCAAAAGCTtaaaagtcgccttatgacctataactgtgtcggtgtgatgttttacatttatttcttagaaCTCTACAGTAATAGCATCCGCATTTATATTCAATgtctcttttttattttcctttctttaGTCAGACAATTTTATTGATAAACATCATTAGTACATAGCTTTATATGTCTCAGACAAGTTTATGGTGCTACTGTTGATAGATTTCAGTAATGCTCTAATTGCATTGccggtagttttttttttcttattatttattaaaacatccaaaaatataaacaaacaaaccttTTAAAGTGTTTGATTTAAAGGCTCAGTACATAACTATAAATTATTCTAATGGTTATGTGTTATTTTGAAACTCCTTATATAAATTAACGGTCCATAGTTAGGTGTATacagttcaaaaataaaatgttactggGTGTGGCATCGTTAAATGTAGCACCactgttacacctcaaaatggtagcaacgcattttggtagccACTActaaaattcggccgagttttggtagcgacaaaatgtgttgcaagggtacatatgacGTGTTAAGGTTCAAagaatggaacgtattttggtagttttttctacaTCAGAGGCTATGCTtattaagagagagagagagagagagagagagagagagagagagagtctcaCATAAAAATGTCGGGGAAAAGGTTCGGAGTTCCCGTCCCGATACATAGTTTTCTTATGAAAACAAcgaaaatgtagattcctgagcgtGTGTGTGAAAAGGGCCTCAAACGACGCTTCCTATATAattacattgtattgttttgttgttttaatgtgctagtgttgtcggagggatagtcCACCGAGATTCTATGTCGAATCCTTTAAAAAAACGAAGTATGTTAAAATGTGAGGGTTCTCCACCTAGATAttaaaaggagcataattttgacaaaatataagcAAGACTTATGTTACCTGTCATGTGACTCTCATGTTGCAGACTTTTGTGtcgagtttgaaagcatttggtccAGTAGTTTCTGATAAAACTGTTTATATGTAAATCTATTATGCGGACGCCAACTTGGACGCTGGCAACGACGTCACCGGAAGGATGACAACAGCCCTTctctttggaaaaaaaatgaaatagttgagctaaaaactctTTTGAGGTCCTAATGTGATGTATGGTTTTCGTTCCAAGTCACATAAAGTATTTATCCTGAATATTCAGTTATAATACTAAGGCTCATATTTCCAAGGTACCAACATTTAGTCGAGTAATGGACAGACTCTTAACAAAATATGCCACTGAACCTAaactttaaaacagatgtaacaatTTAGGAGCGTACATTTGTGCATTCAGCCCAACGGCAATCCTACTCCCCGGGGtgtaagaaaagttttttttccagcaCCAGGTGAAAATACAAGAAAGTTATGTCCGGTATACAAAAAAACGAGTGCCTGAAATTTACTCGACCAACCTCGGTAACTACCGGTGAATAAATTAACCGGTAACCCTCGGAATTACATTCACTACCGGGTTGGATTATTTGACTGTATTTCACTGTATTAAACAACACTAATATATACAAACGATTTTTGGTGGATAAAGGTTGCATGTCCACTTTTCATATACTTTTAAAGGTTTTATACAACTTACGTGACCTTTTCTCGTGAATTTTCTGAATTTTAATCTCAAACAGTCTATTCTTACTTATCGGCcgtcgcttagctcagt comes from the Mercenaria mercenaria strain notata chromosome 9, MADL_Memer_1, whole genome shotgun sequence genome and includes:
- the LOC128559661 gene encoding perlucin-like, translated to MIPTTTTIIGIIEYRVVEVKKPWDEAQKYCEDLGEHLADIKSEAEETFLERNVFHGYNTSIWLGATDVESEGTFVWWDGTNVSDFYVNWSPSQPNNYDGMEHCLKSAKVKDRWQWRDGKCFTKLFSLCEFD